In Carnobacteriaceae bacterium zg-84, the genomic window AGCACATCTGATTGTTTTGCTAAGTCAAAAACATCTTTTGCTGTTGCAGAACCGTCATCAACTAGCTCTTTTAAAGATGAACTTCCTGCATATTTCTCAGCAAAAGCTCTGGCTAAATTGACAATACCCGTAGCACTTGCCACCGTTTCTAGACACCCTTTTTTGCCACATGTACATGCAAATCCGTTTTTTTCAACAATTAAATGCCCAATCTCTCCAGCACTGCCTTTCACACCATGTACTAATTTTTCATTGGCAATAATACCACCACCAACACCTGTCCCAAGTGTGATAAACACAACATCACTAGCATTATTTCCTGCACCTACCCACCGTTCTCCAAGAGCAGCTACATTCGCATCATTATCAATAAAAACAGGCATATTTAAAGCTGTTTCTAAATCTTTTTTTACATATTGTGTCGTAGACCAACCTAAATTATAGGCACCAATGACTGTCCCTAAATTTTCATCAATTTGACCTGGACTACCCATCCCAATACCTAAAAACTCATCACTTGTCAGCTGATATAAATGCAAATGATGTTGAATAGATGCAATAATATCCGGCACAATATGACATCCATTATCCAATATATTTGTTGGAATAGTCCATTTTTGCTGAATGTCACCATCAAGTGTCAAAATCGCCATTTTAACACTCGTACCACCTAAATCAATACCCAATAATTTTTTTGACATTCCCCTTACTTCCTTCCGAATAAAATCAATGTCGCAACGATTATAATATACAAGAGAAGAATCATTCCTTGTTTAACTCTATCTCTTGATTGAAACTTCAGTGTCATTGTTGCTAAAAAACCACCTAATAAACCACCAATATGTGCCCACATATCAATACCCGGTGCAAAACTAAAAACCAAGTTTATTAAAATAGTCGATAAAAACGACTGTGACTGTAAACGAATACCTGTATGATATGGGAAAAAGCGATGTAATAACACCACACTCATAAATAAACCAAAAATAGCACCACTAGCACCTACGGAAATACTGAAGATGTTACCTAAAGCAAAAGATAGAACCGAACCCATCAATCCACTTAACATATAAATAAATAAAAATCTATGTTTCCCAAAAATAGGTTCTAATAAAGAGCCAACGATAAATAAGGAATACATATTAACCAATAAATGCATTACATCTGCATGTAAAAACATCGCTGTAAATAGTCGCCAATATTCATGTCTAAACAGAACTAACGGCTTAAATAATGCACCATATTGAACAAGAACTTCTGCAGTCCCACCCTTTGTCGTTGTTACCATAAAGACAATAATGTTGATACAAATAAGAACAAATGTCGCTTGTAACTGACTAGGAATACCTCTAAAATTTCTGAACATAATCTCCTCCAACTAAAAATATGCTATGGTATTCATTATACACAATTTTTATCATGCATTCAAAATAGTTGCGATAAAAATATCATGTTTTTCTAAAGGCACTATATCTACCATTTGTTCCATCGCAACTAATGATACTGTTTTCCCTTCAAAATCTTGTAAATATCTATCATAAAAACCACCACCAAAACCTAAACGAGCACCATTTTTTTGAAATGCCACACCCGGTACAACTAGTAAATCAATCTGTGTGACTTCATCTACCATTACAGGCT contains:
- a CDS encoding ROK family glucokinase, encoding MSKKLLGIDLGGTSVKMAILTLDGDIQQKWTIPTNILDNGCHIVPDIIASIQHHLHLYQLTSDEFLGIGMGSPGQIDENLGTVIGAYNLGWSTTQYVKKDLETALNMPVFIDNDANVAALGERWVGAGNNASDVVFITLGTGVGGGIIANEKLVHGVKGSAGEIGHLIVEKNGFACTCGKKGCLETVASATGIVNLARAFAEKYAGSSSLKELVDDGSATAKDVFDLAKQSDVLAEQVVEAFAKYLGVACSHLANILNPAYIVIGGGVSAAGEYLLEKVDTYFKEDTFITARKSTQLRLATLGNDAGVIGAASLVLQ
- a CDS encoding rhomboid family intramembrane serine protease — protein: MFRNFRGIPSQLQATFVLICINIIVFMVTTTKGGTAEVLVQYGALFKPLVLFRHEYWRLFTAMFLHADVMHLLVNMYSLFIVGSLLEPIFGKHRFLFIYMLSGLMGSVLSFALGNIFSISVGASGAIFGLFMSVVLLHRFFPYHTGIRLQSQSFLSTILINLVFSFAPGIDMWAHIGGLLGGFLATMTLKFQSRDRVKQGMILLLYIIIVATLILFGRK